One window from the genome of Candidatus Rokuibacteriota bacterium encodes:
- the aroF gene encoding 3-deoxy-7-phosphoheptulonate synthase, which produces MVIVLKPRATEEDIENVSRRIQEMGYRPHVSRGEARTIIGAVGDDRGKERLQALESLECVESVVRILQPFKLASREIHPDDTQIEVDGVVIGGRRVVVMAGPCSVESRDQLLAVAREAKAAGASILRGGAFKPRTSPYTFQGLEEEGLKLLAEARKLTGLPVVTEVMEPDKVEVVAEHSDIVQVGARNVQNFSLLKRVAECGKPVLLKRGMATTIQEWLLSAEYILSGGNPRVILCERGIRTFETSTRYTLDLNAVPVVKKLSHLPVLVDPSHGTGHWQYVVPMARAGLAAGADGLIIEVHNKPEEALSDGPQSLKPDRFARLMEELRPLVRALGREL; this is translated from the coding sequence ATGGTGATTGTGCTGAAGCCCAGGGCGACCGAAGAGGACATCGAGAACGTGTCGCGTCGGATCCAGGAGATGGGCTACCGGCCCCACGTGAGCCGGGGGGAGGCGAGGACCATTATCGGCGCCGTCGGCGACGATCGGGGGAAGGAACGGCTCCAGGCGCTCGAGTCCCTCGAGTGCGTGGAGTCCGTGGTCAGGATCCTCCAGCCCTTCAAGCTCGCGAGCCGCGAGATCCATCCTGACGACACGCAGATCGAGGTGGACGGGGTCGTGATCGGTGGCCGCCGCGTGGTGGTCATGGCGGGTCCCTGCTCGGTGGAGTCGCGGGACCAGCTCCTCGCCGTCGCGCGGGAGGCAAAGGCGGCGGGGGCGTCGATCCTCCGGGGCGGGGCCTTCAAACCGCGGACGTCTCCCTACACGTTCCAGGGGCTGGAGGAGGAAGGGCTCAAGCTCCTCGCCGAGGCGCGCAAGCTGACGGGGCTCCCGGTGGTGACGGAGGTGATGGAGCCCGACAAGGTGGAGGTCGTCGCCGAGCACTCCGACATCGTTCAGGTCGGGGCCCGCAACGTCCAGAACTTCTCCCTCCTCAAGCGGGTCGCCGAGTGCGGCAAGCCCGTGCTCCTCAAGCGTGGCATGGCCACGACCATCCAGGAGTGGCTCCTGTCGGCCGAGTACATCCTGAGCGGCGGCAACCCCCGCGTGATCCTCTGCGAGCGCGGAATCCGGACGTTCGAGACCTCGACGCGCTACACCCTGGACCTGAACGCGGTGCCGGTGGTCAAGAAGCTCTCGCACCTGCCGGTGTTGGTGGACCCGAGCCACGGCACAGGCCACTGGCAGTACGTGGTGCCGATGGCCCGCGCCGGGCTGGCGGCGGGCGCGGACGGGTTGATCATCGAGGTCCACAACAAGCCCGAGGAGGCGCTGTCCGACGGGCCGCAGTCGCTCAAGCCGGACCGGTTCGCGCGGCTGATGGAAGAGCTGCGGCCGCTGGTGCGAGCCCTCGGGCGTGAGCTGTAG
- a CDS encoding NAD(P)/FAD-dependent oxidoreductase — MAVRDYDAIIVGASFAGLAVARRLRGEVLLLDRNEVGTVQTSACGTPLWIPRAFGVEESILAVHDRLVVRSPTRTVVYDISAVPFCTFDYEKFCRGLLDQCRARFLRVGVTGVRNEAVVTMEGSFRAPVVVDCSGWRRVLINGGSVASPTNGFSFGLETRTGFSEDGLVLWLDDRVIPHGLGWIFPVGRGSLIGLGSYAGNTKLRPRLDRFLATMAEAPTTYHGTYFPNRMLRPTSGRIFAVGDAAGQCLPLTAEGIRPALYFGEQCARIVQRIIDGALTVVDGLAHYRRLVGRYRWAYLQLGLGQLLASGLPSRWFGGVAALANRSPLREYWWPRYGNFGRSRDGQVMPATSTAVVR, encoded by the coding sequence ATGGCGGTCCGGGACTATGACGCGATCATCGTGGGGGCGAGCTTCGCCGGGCTGGCGGTGGCCAGGCGGCTACGGGGTGAGGTGCTTCTCCTGGACCGGAACGAGGTCGGCACCGTCCAGACGTCGGCGTGCGGCACGCCGCTCTGGATCCCCCGGGCGTTCGGGGTAGAGGAGAGCATCCTCGCGGTCCACGATCGCCTGGTCGTCAGGTCTCCCACGCGCACCGTCGTCTACGACATCTCCGCCGTCCCCTTCTGCACCTTCGACTACGAGAAGTTCTGCCGCGGGCTCCTCGACCAGTGCCGGGCGCGGTTTCTCAGGGTCGGCGTGACGGGGGTTCGAAACGAGGCCGTCGTCACGATGGAGGGGTCGTTCAGGGCGCCTGTCGTCGTGGACTGCTCGGGCTGGCGCCGCGTGCTGATCAACGGGGGATCCGTGGCGTCGCCCACCAACGGGTTTTCGTTCGGCCTGGAGACGCGCACCGGCTTCAGCGAGGATGGCCTCGTCCTCTGGCTGGATGACCGCGTGATCCCCCACGGCCTCGGGTGGATCTTCCCCGTGGGGCGGGGGAGCCTCATCGGGCTCGGGAGCTACGCGGGGAACACCAAGCTCCGACCGCGGCTCGACCGCTTCCTCGCGACGATGGCCGAGGCGCCGACGACTTACCACGGCACCTACTTCCCGAACCGGATGCTCCGTCCGACCTCCGGCCGCATTTTCGCCGTCGGCGACGCCGCGGGCCAGTGCCTGCCGCTGACCGCCGAGGGGATCCGCCCCGCGCTCTACTTCGGGGAGCAGTGCGCGCGGATCGTCCAGCGGATCATCGACGGGGCCCTCACGGTTGTGGACGGGCTCGCTCACTACCGTCGGCTGGTGGGTCGCTACCGGTGGGCGTACCTGCAGCTCGGCCTCGGCCAGTTGCTCGCGAGCGGGCTTCCGAGCCGCTGGTTCGGCGGCGTGGCGGCCCTGGCCAACCGATCGCCGCTCAGGGAGTACTGGTGGCCGCGCTACGGCAACTTCGGTCGCTCCCGGGACGGACAGGTGATGCCGGCAACGTCGACGGCGGTGGTGAGGTGA
- a CDS encoding phenylacetate--CoA ligase yields MAQRPEMERMSRAGLERLQLERLRSLAHRVYERVAFYRERLEAAGVKPESIRSLEDVRRLPFTQKADLRDHYPFGLLAVPLREVVRVHASSGTTGKPTVVAYSRGDLEVWTEVMARTLASGEVGPGDVVHNAYGYGLFTGGLGFHYGAERLGAAVVPLSGGFTERQLVALRDFGATVLCCTPSYSLHLGEALAEAGIARGALRLRVGFFGAEPWSDAMREQIEARLGLTALNCYGLSEVIGPGVAVECLEQSGMHVQEDHFLVEVIDPATLAPLPPGTPGELVFTTLTKEALPLLRYRTGDLSMLLAEPCRCGRTSRRIGRITGRTDDMLIIRGVNVFPSQVEHVLLATPGAEPHYLLVVRRERALDRLEVQVEAAAEVSGAGAEAMEALAARLRRRLHEALGVTVEVTVLPPRTLERSVGKAQRVRDLRQPV; encoded by the coding sequence ATGGCGCAGCGCCCCGAGATGGAGCGGATGTCTCGCGCGGGGCTGGAGCGGCTCCAGCTCGAGCGGCTTCGCTCGCTGGCGCACCGGGTGTACGAGCGGGTCGCCTTCTACCGGGAGCGGCTTGAGGCCGCGGGCGTCAAGCCGGAGAGCATCCGCTCCCTCGAGGACGTGCGACGGCTCCCGTTCACCCAGAAGGCGGACCTCCGGGACCATTACCCCTTCGGGCTCCTCGCCGTCCCGCTGCGCGAGGTCGTGCGGGTGCACGCCTCCTCGGGAACCACGGGCAAGCCGACCGTGGTGGCGTACAGCCGGGGCGACCTCGAGGTGTGGACGGAGGTGATGGCGCGGACCCTCGCCTCGGGCGAGGTCGGCCCGGGCGACGTGGTTCACAACGCGTACGGGTACGGGCTCTTCACCGGGGGCCTGGGCTTTCACTACGGCGCGGAGCGGCTCGGGGCGGCCGTCGTGCCCCTGTCGGGCGGCTTCACCGAGCGCCAGCTCGTGGCGCTGCGCGACTTCGGTGCGACCGTGCTCTGCTGCACGCCCTCGTACAGCTTGCACCTCGGCGAGGCGCTGGCAGAGGCGGGGATCGCGCGCGGGGCGCTCAGGCTGCGGGTGGGGTTCTTCGGGGCCGAGCCCTGGTCCGACGCGATGCGCGAGCAGATCGAGGCCCGCCTCGGCCTGACGGCGTTGAACTGCTACGGGCTCTCGGAGGTGATCGGACCGGGGGTGGCGGTCGAGTGTCTCGAGCAGAGCGGGATGCATGTGCAGGAGGATCATTTCCTGGTGGAGGTGATCGACCCCGCGACGCTCGCGCCGCTGCCGCCGGGGACGCCGGGGGAGCTGGTGTTCACGACGCTGACGAAGGAGGCGCTGCCGCTGCTCCGCTACCGGACGGGTGATCTCTCGATGCTGCTCGCTGAGCCCTGCCGGTGCGGGCGGACGTCCCGGCGCATCGGGCGGATCACGGGGCGGACGGACGACATGCTGATCATCCGGGGGGTGAACGTGTTCCCCTCGCAGGTCGAGCACGTGCTGCTGGCGACGCCGGGGGCGGAGCCCCACTACTTGCTGGTGGTCCGGCGGGAGCGGGCGCTGGACCGTCTGGAGGTGCAGGTGGAGGCGGCGGCGGAGGTGTCCGGGGCGGGAGCCGAGGCCATGGAGGCGCTCGCGGCACGGCTTCGCCGGCGGCTCCACGAGGCGCTCGGGGTCACGGTGGAGGTGACGGTGCTGCCGCCCAGGACGCTCGAGCGGAGCGTCGGCAAGGCGCAGCGGGTCCGGGACCTCAGGCAGCCGGTGTGA
- a CDS encoding TonB family protein → MTPPLVGGDSARRLAVGAACSLVLHLSLVALALSARSWLPLVVRKGEPVIVELAPVEPEEPAPRGMPARPAGPAVAAKPKAATPRPAPKAEAPRPAAPKPPPPAPEPVRAPEPTVVAKAEPLPAPEPAVVAKAEAPLAPEPVRPPSPAPKEPEAQRLPEPEARPAAPASAAPAEPEGPRVAPGGSKTDLSALPPRPGSGGVGGIRRGRGGLEGEPIPLDTADLRYTDYFEKVRRQIKSKWIYPREAGERGIGGQLVIDFAIAKSGDLEAVELRRSSGVQVLDLYALNAIKLAQPFPPVPDSVSKGVLPIKGIFTYQIVDAGLLNQYLR, encoded by the coding sequence ATGACGCCGCCTCTGGTGGGGGGGGATTCCGCTCGCCGGCTGGCTGTCGGAGCGGCCTGCTCCCTCGTCCTCCACCTCTCGCTCGTCGCCCTCGCGCTGTCGGCGCGGTCCTGGCTCCCTCTCGTCGTCAGGAAGGGGGAGCCCGTGATCGTCGAGCTCGCGCCCGTTGAGCCCGAGGAGCCCGCTCCCCGAGGGATGCCGGCCCGTCCAGCCGGGCCCGCGGTCGCCGCGAAGCCGAAGGCGGCGACGCCCAGGCCCGCACCGAAGGCCGAGGCTCCGCGCCCCGCAGCTCCCAAGCCCCCGCCGCCCGCGCCCGAGCCTGTCAGGGCCCCCGAGCCCACCGTCGTGGCGAAGGCAGAGCCGCTTCCGGCACCCGAGCCCGCGGTGGTGGCGAAGGCCGAAGCGCCTCTGGCGCCCGAGCCCGTGAGGCCGCCGAGCCCTGCGCCCAAGGAGCCCGAGGCTCAGCGCCTCCCGGAGCCCGAAGCCAGGCCTGCGGCTCCTGCGTCGGCCGCGCCCGCCGAGCCCGAGGGGCCCAGGGTCGCTCCCGGCGGGTCGAAGACCGACCTCTCCGCGCTCCCGCCCCGACCCGGTTCGGGTGGCGTCGGCGGGATCAGGCGCGGGCGCGGCGGTCTCGAGGGCGAGCCGATCCCCCTGGACACCGCTGACCTCCGCTACACGGACTACTTCGAGAAGGTGCGTCGGCAGATCAAGTCGAAGTGGATCTACCCGCGCGAGGCCGGCGAGCGGGGGATCGGGGGCCAGCTCGTCATCGATTTCGCCATCGCCAAGAGCGGCGACCTCGAGGCCGTCGAGCTCCGGCGCTCCTCCGGCGTCCAGGTCCTGGACCTCTACGCGCTCAACGCCATCAAGCTCGCCCAGCCGTTCCCACCCGTCCCCGATTCGGTGTCGAAGGGCGTGCTCCCGATCAAGGGCATCTTCACGTACCAGATCGTGGACGCGGGCCTGCTGAACCAGTACCTCCGATAG
- a CDS encoding DUF4149 domain-containing protein, producing the protein MELAARWLHVLGAVTWLGGMLFIALVLVPVARGVQDPRLRADLISQSGRRFRTVGWIALAVLVVTGIANLYFHPWMLRAPAFHVKAALVLLALGLSVLHDFVLGPRAIRLPADVAGPPRRASWIARLNLLIVLLIVLLGLALRG; encoded by the coding sequence GTGGAGCTAGCTGCCCGCTGGCTCCACGTGCTGGGGGCCGTGACCTGGTTGGGCGGGATGCTCTTCATCGCCCTCGTCCTGGTCCCTGTCGCCCGGGGCGTCCAGGACCCGCGCCTTCGCGCTGACCTCATCAGCCAGAGCGGCAGGCGCTTCAGAACGGTCGGCTGGATCGCGCTGGCCGTCCTCGTCGTGACGGGCATCGCCAACCTCTACTTCCACCCCTGGATGCTCCGCGCCCCGGCGTTCCACGTCAAAGCCGCGCTCGTCCTCCTGGCGCTCGGCCTCAGCGTGCTCCACGATTTCGTCCTGGGCCCGCGGGCGATCAGGTTGCCCGCCGACGTCGCCGGCCCGCCCAGACGCGCGAGCTGGATCGCGCGCCTCAACCTCCTGATCGTCCTGCTCATCGTCTTGCTGGGCCTGGCCCTCCGCGGCTGA
- a CDS encoding electron transfer flavoprotein subunit beta/FixA family protein: protein MRPLDIIVCVKVVPKPEEVSVNPETRTIDRARARSELNPPDMNAIELALALRERYGGTVSLLSMGPPLAGPCLQIGLAMGADRAFLLSDRAFGGADTLATTYALAKAIERIGVWDLVLCGEESSDGATGQVPQGIAEWLGVAQITYATELSVREDGRLVGEREIRGGREVVAAPLPAVVSVKLGINEPRFMDMDYRRSAQAVTTWTAGDLGLDGEWLGFKGSPTVVADVWQAKGPARRREFLEGSPVEAARLLLERIRPLLGGMSAPSAR, encoded by the coding sequence GTGAGGCCGCTGGACATCATCGTCTGCGTCAAGGTGGTGCCGAAGCCGGAGGAGGTCTCCGTGAACCCCGAGACCCGGACCATCGACCGGGCGCGGGCGCGGTCGGAGCTGAACCCTCCCGACATGAACGCCATCGAGCTGGCCCTCGCGCTCCGCGAGCGTTACGGCGGCACCGTGTCGCTCCTCTCCATGGGGCCGCCTCTCGCCGGTCCCTGTCTCCAGATCGGGCTCGCCATGGGCGCTGACCGCGCGTTCCTCCTCTCGGACCGCGCCTTCGGTGGCGCCGATACGCTCGCGACGACGTATGCGCTCGCCAAGGCGATCGAGCGGATCGGCGTCTGGGACCTCGTCCTCTGCGGGGAGGAGTCGAGCGACGGGGCCACGGGCCAGGTGCCCCAGGGCATCGCCGAGTGGCTCGGCGTGGCGCAGATCACCTACGCGACCGAGCTCTCCGTGCGCGAGGACGGCCGTCTGGTCGGAGAGCGCGAGATTCGAGGCGGCCGCGAGGTCGTCGCCGCGCCGCTTCCGGCGGTGGTCTCGGTGAAGCTCGGGATCAACGAGCCCCGGTTCATGGACATGGACTACCGGCGGAGCGCTCAGGCAGTCACCACCTGGACCGCAGGGGATCTCGGCCTCGATGGGGAGTGGCTCGGCTTCAAGGGGTCGCCGACCGTCGTGGCCGATGTCTGGCAGGCGAAGGGCCCGGCGCGGCGGCGCGAGTTCCTCGAGGGTAGCCCGGTGGAGGCCGCTCGTCTCCTCCTGGAACGGATCCGGCCCCTGCTGGGGGGAATGTCCGCTCCGTCTGCTCGGTGA
- a CDS encoding TVP38/TMEM64 family protein — translation MNQKLRWVIGLGLLALLLVVTVWRMTPDSPTYLFLLRLYRDPVYLRETLQSAGWLAPAVFIAIQALQVVLSPIPGEATGILGGYLFGLALGFVYSTVGLTVGTMAAFWIGRWVGASFLRRFVTDHLWGRLGFIVEAEGAILAFIIYLIPGFPKDIVSYLFGISPMPVWVFVVVSTLGRMPGTWVLSAQGAKTAAGQYVHLALLTALAAAVAIPLYYYRHQIVGWFRRHSETGNRA, via the coding sequence GTGAACCAAAAGCTCCGCTGGGTCATCGGCCTGGGGCTGCTCGCCCTCCTCCTGGTCGTGACGGTCTGGCGAATGACGCCCGACTCCCCGACCTACCTGTTCCTGCTCCGACTCTACCGGGACCCCGTTTATCTCCGGGAGACGCTCCAGTCCGCCGGCTGGCTCGCCCCGGCGGTCTTCATCGCGATTCAAGCCCTCCAAGTGGTGCTCTCACCCATCCCCGGGGAGGCCACGGGCATCCTCGGGGGCTACCTCTTCGGCCTGGCCCTGGGATTCGTCTACTCGACCGTCGGGCTCACCGTCGGGACGATGGCGGCCTTCTGGATCGGCCGCTGGGTGGGGGCTTCGTTCTTGCGCCGGTTCGTCACCGACCACCTGTGGGGGCGGCTGGGCTTCATCGTCGAGGCGGAAGGGGCGATCCTCGCGTTCATCATCTACCTGATCCCGGGCTTCCCCAAGGATATCGTCTCCTACCTGTTCGGGATCAGTCCCATGCCGGTGTGGGTCTTCGTGGTGGTCTCCACCCTGGGCCGGATGCCCGGCACGTGGGTGCTCTCCGCCCAGGGCGCGAAGACGGCTGCGGGGCAGTACGTCCATCTGGCGCTCCTCACCGCGCTCGCGGCGGCGGTCGCGATCCCGCTCTACTACTACCGCCACCAGATCGTGGGTTGGTTCCGGCGCCACTCCGAGACCGGAAATAGGGCTTGA